The genomic segment TAAGAAATTCCCAAGGATGTAGTTCTCGAGCTCATTAAGCTCAAGAACAATAAGAAGTTTTGGGGTTCAAAGAAGATACTAGAACTCTGCAAGAGCAAGATACTTATTCTATCTAGTTTGCTAATAATAAATTAGGTGTTAAAGACAAGGATTTTTTCTTGCTTATTTCAAACCCTACTGCATACAAAGATCATAAACCAAGAAAGATTACCAAAAAGCGTTACCCTTCTCACGCCGCTTAACCATGAAAGTTAGGTCTTTTCAGTAGGATTTATATCTTTAAAATGATTCAGAAAAAAATACCATTTACGATACGAAAAGCGAAAGAGGAAGATCTTAGCCAAATGCAAATTTTATTTGCTGATACAGTCAATACCATCTGTTCAAAGGATTATAGTCAAGATCAAATCAGCGCTTGGATTTCAGGGATCGAGAATAGAGAAAGGTGGATTCAGATCATTCAAAAACAAATTACATTGATTGCAGAGAATGGCGACCATTTGCTGGGTTTTGTATCATTTGCCAATCAAAATCATATAGATCTACTCTATGTACATAAAAACTACCAAAACTTTGGAATTGCCAAAACTTTATTTCTTGAAATTTTGAATGAATCAAATATTTCAAAACAAAAAAGGTTAACAGCTGATGTAAGCAAAACCGCAGCACCTTTTTTTCATAAAATGGGATTTAAGATTACATTAGAACAAAAGAACGATCGTAATGGAGTTGATTTAATAAATTATAAAATGGAGAAAACGATCGATTGATTTAGTAGCTAGGTTTAAGATAATAATGAAATTGCGCCGAACGCAAAG from the Leptospira ryugenii genome contains:
- a CDS encoding GNAT family N-acetyltransferase gives rise to the protein MIQKKIPFTIRKAKEEDLSQMQILFADTVNTICSKDYSQDQISAWISGIENRERWIQIIQKQITLIAENGDHLLGFVSFANQNHIDLLYVHKNYQNFGIAKTLFLEILNESNISKQKRLTADVSKTAAPFFHKMGFKITLEQKNDRNGVDLINYKMEKTID